One part of the Vicia villosa cultivar HV-30 ecotype Madison, WI linkage group LG6, Vvil1.0, whole genome shotgun sequence genome encodes these proteins:
- the LOC131609478 gene encoding receptor-like protein kinase FERONIA gives MKRNMNGYFVYVPLFVCLVLAIELVLAADFKPTDKILLSCGGPAVSNDPDGREWTTDNGSKFGSSTGKSSPATAATQNPAVPQVPFMTARVFQSAYTYSFPVASGWKFLRLYFYPASYNSLNISDARFGVTAQSYTVLRNFSVLETSLGLNFYYIVKEYAIHVDEGTLNVTFTPSANASKAYAFVNGIEVVSMPDIYTSPDGSTLMVGTGTSFTIDNSTALENLYRLNVGGNDISPSHDTGMFRSWVDDVSYIYGAGFGVTETADSEVKIEYPPGTPSYIAPTDVYSTSRSMGPDPNINLNYNLTWIFSIDSGFSYLVRLHFCEGTTNITKINQRVFNIFLANETAQDGADVIGWAESYDLPHSNGVPVHKDYVVFVPNGPPRQDLWLALHPDKSDKPNYYDAILNGIEIFKISDSKGNLAGTNPPPLLVQEKIDVSLARQSSHGKSNHIGIIAGGAVGGFVLLLVIGLFALGKSRSRRSGKDSSTTEGPSGWLPLSLYGNSHSAASAKTNTTGSYASSLPANLCRHFSFAEIKAATNNFDEALILGVGGFGKVYLGEIDGGSTKVAIKRGNPLSEQGVHEFQTEIEMLSKLRHRHLVSLIGYCEENTEMILVYDHMAYGTLREHLYKTQKPPLPWKQRLEICIGAARGLHYLHTGAKHTIIHRDVKTTNILLDEKWVAKVSDFGLSKTGPTLDNTHVSTVVKGSFGYLDPEYFRRQQLTDKSDVYSFGVVLFEILCARPALNPTLAKEQVSLAEWAYHCYKKGILDQITDPYLKGKIAPECFKKFAETAMKCVNDQGIERPSMGDVLWNLEFALQLQESTEESGSGFGGICGEDEPLFADAKGKKDMDAMPGYDGNVTDSKSSGMSMSIGGRSLASEDSDGLTPSAVFSQIMNPKGR, from the coding sequence ATGAAGAGGAACATGAATGGTTACTTCGTTTATGTTCCTTTGTTTGTGTGCTTGGTGTTAGCTATTGAACTTGTTCTGGCTGCTGATTTTAAGCCTACGGATAAAATCCTGCTGAGTTGTGGAGGTCCTGCTGTTAGTAATGATCCTGATGGCCGTGAATGGACCACTGATAATGGTTCCAAGTTTGGTTCTTCAACTGGTAAATCCAGTCCGGCAACGGCTGCAACTCAAAATCCGGCGGTTCCTCAGGTTCCCTTCATGACGGCGCGTGTCTTCCAATCAGCTTATACCTACAGTTTTCCGGTGGCTTCTGGTTGGAAGTTCCTGCGGTTGTACTTTTATCCGGCTTCTTATAACAGTCTTAATATATCCGATGCACGGTTTGGCGTGACAGCGCAATCGTACACCGTGCTTAGGAATTTCAGTGTTCTTGAGACTAGTTTGGGTTTGAATTTTTACTACATTGTGAAGGAATATGCaattcatgttgatgaaggaaCATTGAATGTGACTTTTACTCCATCTGCGAATGCGTCTAAAGCCTATGCATTTGTTAATGGGATTGAGGTTGTGTCGATGCCGGATATTTATACGTCTCCTGATGGATCAACCCTGATGGTTGGTACAGGTACTAGCTTCACCATTGACAACAGCACTGCACTCGAGAATCTTTATAGGTTAAACGTGGGTGGAAATGACATCTCGCCCTCCCACGACACTGGCATGTTTAGGTCGTGGGTCGATGATGTGAGTTACATCTATGGGGCCGGATTTGGAGTTACCGAGACTGCTGATTCAGAAGTGAAGATTGAGTATCCTCCGGGCACACCGAGTTATATTGCTCCGACAGATGTCTACTCGACGTCCAGATCGATGGGTCCGGATCCCAATATCAATTTGAATTACAACTTGACTTGGATTTTCTCAATTGATTCTGGGTTTTCCTATCTTGTGAGACTTCATTTTTGTGAAGGCACGACGAATATAACCAAGATTAATCAAAGAGTATTTAATATTTTCCTTGCTAATGAAACTGCTCAGGATGGGGCTGATGTTATTGGCTGGGCTGAGAGTTATGACCTTCCACATTCAAATGGGGTTCCAGTGCATAAAGATTATGTTGTATTTGTTCCCAATGGGCCACCACGACAGGATCTTTGGCTTGCACTGCATCCAGATAAATCTGATAAGCCAAATTACTACGACGCAATCTTGAATGGAATAGAGATATTCAAAATCAGCGATAGTAAAGGTAATCTGGCAGGGACAAACCCTCCTCCTCTTCTGGTGCAAGAAAAAATTGACGTGTCATTGGCGAGGCAATCTAGTCACGGTAAATCTAATCATATAGGAATCATTGCTGGAGGTGCTGTTGGAGGATTTGTTTTATTACTTGTGATTGGTCTATTTGCTCTTGGCAAATCCCGAAGCCGTAGGAGTGGAAAAGATTCTAGTACAACTGAAGGGCCGTCTGGCTGGCTTCCACTTTCTCTTTACGGTAATTCACACTCAGCAGCTTCTGCCAAGACCAACACGACTGGGAGTTACGCATCCTCTCTTCCGGCAAATCTTTGTCGCCATTTCTCATTTGCTGAAATCAAGGCTGCTACAAACAACTTTGACGAGGCTTTGATTCTTGGTGTGGGAGGGTTTGGCAAGGTTTACTTAGGAGAAATTGACGGCGGGTCAACGAAAGTTGCAATTAAACGTGGGAATCCACTCTCCGAGCAGGGTGTGCACGAATTCCAAACGGAAATTGAAATGCTCTCTAAACTTCGTCACCGACATCTTGTTTCATTGATCGGATACTGTGAAGAGAACACCGAAATGATCCTTGTCTACGATCATATGGCCTATGGAACACTCAGGGAGCATCTTTACAAGACCCAGAAACCTCCACTTCCATGGAAGCAAAGGCTTGAGATATGCATCGGAGCTGCTCGCGGTTTGCATTATCTTCACACCGGTGCAAAACATACTATCATTCATCGTGATGTGAAGACAACAAACATTTTACTAGATGAGAAATGGGTGGCAAAGGTTTCTGATTTCGGTTTGTCGAAAACAGGTCCTACATTGGATAATACACATGTAAGTACTGTGGTAAAGGGTAGTTTTGGTTACTTGGATCCAGAATACTTCAGGAGGCAACAACTTACCGACAAATCCGACGTGTACTCATTTGGTGTGGTTCTATTCGAGATACTCTGTGCTCGCCCAGCTTTGAACCCAACACTTGCTAAGGAGCAAGTCAGTCTAGCTGAGTGGGCATATCACTGCTACAAAAAAGGCATTCTTGACCAAATAACAGATCCTTATCTAAAAGGCAAGATAGCTCCAGAATGTTTCAAGAAGTTCGCCGAGACCGCGATGAAGTGTGTGAACGACCAAGGCATCGAAAGGCCATCCATGGGCGATGTCTTGTGGAACCTAGAATTCGCTTTGCAGTTGCAAGAAAGCACGGAGGAGAGTGGCAGCGGTTTTGGCGGAATATGCGGTGAAGACGAGCCATTGTTTGCAGATGCAAAAGGAAAGAAGGACATGGATGCAATGCCGGGTTATGATGGTAATGTGACTGACTCCAAAAGCAGTGGCATGTCGATGAGCATTGGTGGAAGAAGCTTGGCTAGTGAAGATTCTGATGGGTTAACTCCTAGTGCTGTGTTTTCACAGATCATGAATCCAAAAGGACGTTAA